Genomic segment of Streptococcus australis:
TGGCAACAAGTGGTACTACCTTCGTTCATCAGGAGCTATGGCGACTGGCTGGTATCAAGACGGTTCAACTTGGTATTATCTAGATGCTCAAAATGGAGATATGAAGACAGGTTGGGCTTATGTCGGTAATAAGTGGTACTACCTCCGTTCATCAGGAGTTATGGCAACTGGCTGGTATCAAGACGGTTCAACTTGGTATTACCTACATGCAAGTAATGGTGATATGAAAACAGGCTGGTTCCAGGTCGGAGGGAAATGGTACTACGCCTATAACTCAGGTGCCTTAGCAGTGAATACCGCTGTAGATGGCTACTACGTCAACTATAATGGCGAATGGGTTCAATAATGAAAGAGACGATTGTGAGGGAAACAATCGCTTTTTTTGTGAAAATATAATAAAATAGATAGGAGAGAATAAATACTTGTATGAAAAAATAATACTCTTCGAAAATCAAATTCAAACCACGTCAGCGTCGCCTTACCGTACTCAAGTACAGCCTGCGGCTAGCTTCCTAGTTTGCTTTTTGATTTTCATTGAGTATGAGACGGTCTTTTCGTCTAGTAAAAGGAAAAAATGACAAAAGAAGTTGGTGTCGGTCAGGCACATAGTAAGATTATTTTAATAGGAGAGCACGCTGTTGTTTACGGTTACCCTGCCATTTCCCTGCCTCTCTTAGAGGTGGAGGTGACTTGTAAGGTGGTCCCAGCTGAAAGTCCATGGCGTCTTTATGAGGAGGATACCTTGTCTATGGCAGTGTACGCTTCGCTTGAGCATCTAAATATCAAGGATGCTTGTATTCGTTGTCAGATTGACTCGGCTATCCCTGAAAAACGAGGGATGGGTTCGTCAGCAGCTATCAGCATAGCAGCCATTCGAGCTGTTTTTGACTACTATCAAGCTGAACTGCCTCATGATGTTTTGGAGATCTTGGTCAATCGGGCTGAGATGATTGCCCATATGAATCCGAGTGGTTTGGATGCCAAGACCTGTCTCAGTGATCAACCTATTCGCTTTATTAAAAACGTTGGATTTACAGAGCTTAAGATGGAACTATCCGCCTATTTGGTCATTGCAGATACGGGCGTGTATGGTCACACTCGTGAAGCCATCCAAGTGGTTCAAAGCAAGGGGAAGGATGCCCTACCGTTTTTGCATGCCTTGGGAGAATTGACCAAGCAGGCAGAAGATGCGATTAGACAAAAAGATGCTGAAAAACTGGGACAAATCTTCAGTCAGGCGCATTTACATCTGAAAGAAATTGGTGTTAGTAGCCCTGAGGCAGATTCCCTCGTTGAAACGGCTCTGAGCGACGGTGCTCTGGGCGCCAAGATGAGTGGTGGTGGGCTAGGAGGTTGTATCATAGCCTTGGTAGCCAATCTGGACCAAGCAGAAGAACTAGCAAAACGATTAGAAGAGAAAGGAGCTGTTCAGACATGGATCGAAAGCCTGTAACAGTATGTTCCTACGCAAATATTGCCATTATCAAATATTGGGGAAAGAAAAAAGAAAAAGAGATGGTTCCTGCTACTAGCAGCATCTCTCTGACTTTGGAAAACATGTACACAGAGACGACCTTATCTCCTCTACCAGCCCATGCGACGGCTGATGCCTTCTATATCAATGGTCACCTCCAAAATGAGGCGGAGCATGCCAAGATGAGCAAGATCATTGACCGCTACCGTCCAGCAGGTGAGGGCTTTGTTCGTATCGATACCCAAAACAACATGCCGACCGCAGCGGGTTTGTCCTCAAGTTCCAGTGGTTTGTCCGCCTTGGTCAAGGCTTGCAATGCTTATTTCCAGCTTGGTTTGGATCGAAGTCAGTTGGCGCAGGAGGCTAAGTTTGCCTCAGGTTCTTCCTCTCGTAGTTTTTATGGACCACTAGGTGCCTGGGATAAGGATAGTGGGGAAATTTACCCTGTAGAGACTGACTTGAAACTAGCTATGATTATGTTGGTGCTAGAAGACAAGAAAAAACCAATCTCTAGCCGTGATGGGATGAAACTCTGTGTGGAAACCTCGACGACCTTTGATGACTGGGTGCGTCAGTCTGAAAAAGACTATCAGGAGATGCTGGTTTATCTCAAAGAAAATGACTTTGCCAAGGTTGGGGAATTAACGGAGAAAAATGCCCTTGCTATGCACGCTACGACGAAAACAGCATCGCCAGCCTTTTCTTATCTAACGGATGCGACTTATGATGCCATGGATTTTGTTCGCCAGCTCCGCAAGCAAGGGGAAGCCTGCTACTTTACCATGGATGCTGGTCCCAATATCAAGGTTCTTTGTCTAGAGAAAGACTTGGAACACCTCTCAGAAATCTTCGGTCAACGCTATCGCTTGATTGTGTCAAAAACAAAGGATTTGAGTCAAGATGATTGCTGTTAAAACTTGCGGAAAACTCTATTGGGCAGGTGAATATGCTATTTTAGAACCAGGACAGTTGGCCTTGATAAAGGCCATTCCTATCTATATGAAGGCTGAGATTGCCTTTTCTGATAGTTACCGTATCTATTCAGATATGTTTGATTTCGCAGTGGACTTGACGCCAAATCCTGCCTACAGCTTGATTCAAGAAACAATTGCTTTGATGAATGACTTCCTCGCTGATCGTGGTCAGACCTTGCGACCTTTTTCTTTGGAAATCCGTGGCAAAATGGAACGAGAAGGGAAAAAGTTTGGTCTAGGCTCTAGCGGTAGCGTTGTTGTCTTGGTTGTCAAGGCTCTGCTGGCTCTGTATGATTTTTCGATTGATCAGGGTCTATTGTTCAAGTTAGCCAGTGCTGTCTTGCTCAAGAGAGGAGACAATGGTTCCATGGGAGACCTTGCCTGTATCGTGGCAGAGGATTTGGTTCTCTACCAGTCATTTGATCGCCAGAAGGTGGCTGCTTGGTTGGAAGAAGAAAACTTGGCTACAGTTTTGGAGCGTGATTGGGGCTTTTCTATCTCACAAGTGCCACCAGCCCTAGAATGTGATTTCCTAGTGGGATGGACCAAGGAAGTAGCTGTGTCTAGTGATATGGTCCATCAAATCAAACAAAATATAGACCAGAATTTTTTAACTTCCTCAAAAGAAACAGTGGTTACTTTGGTAGAAGCCTTGGAGCAGGGGAAGTCAGAAAAAATTATCGAGCAGGTGGAAACAGCCAGCCAACTTTTAGAAGGCTTGAGCACAGATATTTACACGCCTTCGCTTAGAGAGTTAAAAATGGCCAGTCAAGGTTTGCAAGCCGCTGCCAAGAGCAGTGGCGCTGGTGGTGGCGACTGTGGCATTGCCTTGAGTTTTGATGAGCAATCAACTGAAACCCTAAAAAACTGTTGGGCCAATCTGGGGATTGAGCTCTTATATCAAGAAAGGATAGGACATGACGACAAATCGTAAGGATGAGCATATCCGCTATGCCCTTGAGCAGAGAAGTTCTTATAATAGCTTTGATGAGGTCGAGTTAATCCACTCCTCGCTACCGCTCTATGACCTAGATGAGATTGATTTGTCTACAGAATTTGCAGGGCGCAAGTGGGACTTTCCTTTTTATATCAATGCCATGACGGGTGGAAGCGATAAGGGAAAAGAAATCAATCAAAAGCTAGCTCAGGTAGCAGAAACCTGTGGGATTTTGTTTGTGACGGGTTCTTATAGCGCAGCCCTCAAAGATCCAACAGATGCCTCTTTTTCTGTCAAATCTAGCCATCCAAATCTCCTCCTTGGGACCAATATTGGATTGGACAAATCTGTTGAGTTGGGACTACAAACTGTGCAAGCGATGAATCCTCTCCTTTTACAAGTGCATGTCAATGTCATGCAAGAATTACTCATGCCCGAAGGAGAAAGAGCGTTCAGAAGCTGGCAATCGCATCTAGCAGATTACAGTAAGCGCATCCCTGTTCCTCTTGTTTTAAAAGAAGTCGGTTTTGGCCTGGATGCTAAGACCATCGAGAGAGCCTATGAACTGGGTGTTCGAATCTTTGACCTATCAGGTCGTGGTGGAACCAGCTTTGCCTATATCGAAAACCGTCGCAGTGGTCAGCGTGATTACCTTAATCAATGGGGGCAGTCTACTATGCAAGCCCTTATCAACGCCCAAGACTGGAAAGATAAGGTCGAACTCTTGGCCAGTGGAGGTGTTCGGAACCCGCTTGATATGATTAAGAGCTTGGTCTTTGGAGCCAAGGCTGTGGGATTGTCACGAACCGTTCTGGAGTTGGTTGAAACCTACTCAGTCGAGGAAGTGATTAGCATCATCCAAGGCTGGAAAGAAGATCTACGTTTGATCATGTGCGCCCTTAATTGTGCCACCATAGCTGATCTGCAAAAAGTAGACTACATTCTATATGGAAAACTCAAAGAAGCTAAAGATCAGATGTAGAGAGGTCGGGACAAGAATCCCGACCTTTTTTGTATCTCTTTGTCAACCGCTTTTTTCCATCCTCAGACTGAGGTAACTTTTTTGAATTGTGATAAAATAGAAAAGAGAGGATACAGCTATGAAAAAATTTCAAATCTTTTTGTTTATAGAAGCTTGTCTGTTGACAGGAGCTCTGATTTTGATGGTATCAGAGCATTTTTCGCGTTTTCTGCTGATTCTATTCCTCTTTTTGCTCCTGCTACGCTATTATACAGGCAAGGAGGGAAATAACGTTTTCCTCCTTGTAGCGACTATTCTTTTCTTTTTCATCGTCATGCTCAATCCCTTTGTGATTCTAGCGATCTTTGTAGCGGTCATATACAGCCTCTTTCTTCTCTATCCGATGATGAATCAAGAAAGAGAGGAGACCGACTTGGTCTTTGAAGAGGTGGTGACGGTTAAAAATGAACGGAATCCTTGGTTTGGCAATCTCCATCATTTCTCTAGTCACCAGACCTGTCAGTTTGACGATATTAATCTCTTTCGCCTCATGGGTAAGGACACCATTCATTTAGAAAGAGTTATCCTAACCAATCATGACAATGTCATCATTCTCCGTAAGATGGTTGGGACGACTAGGATTATCGTGCCTGTAGATGTGGAAATCAGTCTCAGTGTCAACTGTCTCTATGGAGATTTATCTTTCCTCCATCAACCCAAGCGAGCCCTTCGTAATGAACACTATCATCAGGAAACCAGGGACTACCTCAAGAGTAACAAGAGCGTCAAAATTTTCCTAACCAGTATGATTGGAGATGTGGAGGTGGTCAGAGGATGAAAAAGCAATCGTATCTGTTAATCGGCCTGACTTCTCTCCTCTTTATCCTCTTTTTGACCAATAGTCTACTTGACATTTTAAATCTTGATTTGTCCTATTTGCTACAAGATATTGAGAAAACAGAAAAGTTAATCTTCTTAATTTTGGTATTTAGCCTTTCCGTGACCTTCTTTTTTGTCCTCTTTTGGCGCGTGATGGAAGAAATTTCTCGCAGAAAAATGCAGGTCAATCTCAAGCGCTTATTAGCAGGGAAAGAAGTAGTTTCTTTTGCAGATCCAGACTTGGATGCGAGTTTCAAGTTCTTATCTGGCAAGCTCAATCTCTTGACAGAAGCTGTTCAAAAGGCTGAAAATCAAAGCCTAGTCAAGGAAGAAGCAATCATCGAGAAAGAACGGAAGCGAATAGCACGTGACTTACATGATACGGTTAGTCAGGAGTTGTTTGCGGCCCATATGATTTTATCAGGTGTCAGTCAGCAGGCCTTGAAGCTTGATAGAGAAAAGATGCAGACCCAGTTGCAAAGTGTCGCAGCCATATTAGAAACAGCCCAGAAGGATTTGCGGGTTTTGCTCTTGCATTTGCGACCAGTTGAGCTGGAGCAGAAGAGTCTGATTGAGGGAATTCAAATCCTCTTAAAAGAGCTTGAGGACAAAAGTGAACTCAAGGTAAGTCTCAAGCAAAATGTGACGAAATTGCCTAAGAAAATCGAGGAGCATATCTTCCGTATTCTGCAGGAGTTGTTCAGTAATACCCTCCGCCATGCCCAGGCATCTTGTTTGGATGTCTATCTCTATCAGACAGATGTTGAATTGCAGCTAAAGGTGGTGGACAATGGGATTGGTTTCCAGTTAGGGAGCTTAGACGACTTGAGTTATGGACTGAGAAATATTAAGGAGCGGGTCGAGGATATGGCAGGGACTGTTCAACTCTTGACGGCACCTAAGCAAGGACTGGCGGTCGATATCCGTATTCCCCTGCTAGACAAGGAATCATAAAGGAGTATAGATGAAAATTTTACTGGTAGATGACCATGAAATGGTCCGATTGGGCTTGAAAAGCTACTTTGACCTCCAAGACGATGTAGAAGTTGTGGGCGAGGCGGCCAACGGTGTTCAAGGGATTTCCTTGGCCTTGGAATTGCGCCCAGATGTCATTGTCATGGATATCGTCATGCCTGAGATGAATGGGATTGATGCAACCTTGGCTATCCTCAAAGAATGGCCTGAAGCCAAGATTTTGATTGTGACCTCTTACCTAGACAATGAAAAAATCATGCCTGTCTTAAATGCTGGGGCTAGGGGCTATATGCTCAAGACTTCAAGTGCAGACGAACTGCTCCACGCTGTTCGTAAGGTTACCGCTGGAGAGCTGGCTATTGAGCAAGAGGTCAGCAAGAAGGTCGAATACCACCGCAATCATATGGAGCTTCATGAGGATTTGACTGCGCGTGAACGAGACGTGCTCCAACTCATCGCCAAGGGCTATGAAAATCAGCGCATCGCAGATGAACTCTTCATCTCTCTCAAGACGGTCAAGACTCATGTGTCCAATATCCTAGCCAAGCTTGAGGTCAGCGATCGCACCCAGGCTGCAGTCTATGCCTTTAAGCACCACTTGATGAGGCAGGAGGACTTTTAGATGAGTCTTGCAGATTTACTTATGGAGTTGGATGCGGCAAAAAATCCAGAAAAAGCCACTCCCATGGAAGCCTATATGCGCCATCAATTTCCCTTTCTAGGCGTTGCAGGTCCTGAAAGAAATGCACTCTATAAAAAGTATTTTCCAAGTGAGAAAAAAACAAAGATCATCGATTGGGATTTTGTAGACACTTGCTGGAAAAAGGAGCCTAGAGAATACCAATATGTGGCTGCCAACTATTTGAAAGCTATGCAGTCTTATCTAACGAAGGAGGATTTGCCTAAGCTTGAGCGTCTGGTCGTGACCAAGTCCTGGTGGGATACGGTGGACATCCTAGATCGAGTAGTAGGAAGTTTGGTATATGACAAGCCAGAACTTGAAGAAAGAATTCTCCAATGGAGTCTATCAGACAATATCTGGCTGAGACGCGTTGCTATTGACCACCAGCTCCTAAGAAAAGAAAAAACGGATGTTCAACTAATGGAAAAGATCCTACTCAATAATCTGGACCAGACCGAATTTTTTATCAATAAAGCCATTGGCTGGGCTCTAAGAGACTACTCCAAAACCAATCCAGACTGGGTAGCAAGCTTCATCGAAAAAAACAAGGAAAGAATGGCTGAACTCAGTATCCAGGAAGCCAGCAAGTACCTTTAGCATCATTGAAAAGCGCGTTCATGACTTGAAAAAAGTCGCCTGTTTATGTTATAATAGACTGTATTTAAAAAATTTTAAGGAGAAATGACAGAATGTCTGTATCATTTGAAAACAAAGAAACAAACCGTGGTGTCTTGACTTTCACTATCTCTCAAGACCAAATCAAACCAGAATTGGACCGTGTCTTCAACTCAGTAAAGAAAACTCTTAACGTTCCAGGTTTCCGTAAAGGTCACCTTCCACGTCCTATCTTCGACAAAAAATTTGGTGAAGAAACACTTTACCAAGATGTTTTGAACGCTCTTTTGCCAAACGCTTATGAAGCAGCTGTAAAAGAAGCTGGTCTTGAAGTGGTTGCGCAACCAAAAATTGACGTGACTTCAATGGAAAAAGGTCAAGACTGGGTTATCACAGCTGAAGTCGTGACAAAACCTGAAG
This window contains:
- a CDS encoding response regulator transcription factor, whose protein sequence is MKILLVDDHEMVRLGLKSYFDLQDDVEVVGEAANGVQGISLALELRPDVIVMDIVMPEMNGIDATLAILKEWPEAKILIVTSYLDNEKIMPVLNAGARGYMLKTSSADELLHAVRKVTAGELAIEQEVSKKVEYHRNHMELHEDLTARERDVLQLIAKGYENQRIADELFISLKTVKTHVSNILAKLEVSDRTQAAVYAFKHHLMRQEDF
- the mvk gene encoding mevalonate kinase, with product MTKEVGVGQAHSKIILIGEHAVVYGYPAISLPLLEVEVTCKVVPAESPWRLYEEDTLSMAVYASLEHLNIKDACIRCQIDSAIPEKRGMGSSAAISIAAIRAVFDYYQAELPHDVLEILVNRAEMIAHMNPSGLDAKTCLSDQPIRFIKNVGFTELKMELSAYLVIADTGVYGHTREAIQVVQSKGKDALPFLHALGELTKQAEDAIRQKDAEKLGQIFSQAHLHLKEIGVSSPEADSLVETALSDGALGAKMSGGGLGGCIIALVANLDQAEELAKRLEEKGAVQTWIESL
- a CDS encoding DNA alkylation repair protein, with protein sequence MSLADLLMELDAAKNPEKATPMEAYMRHQFPFLGVAGPERNALYKKYFPSEKKTKIIDWDFVDTCWKKEPREYQYVAANYLKAMQSYLTKEDLPKLERLVVTKSWWDTVDILDRVVGSLVYDKPELEERILQWSLSDNIWLRRVAIDHQLLRKEKTDVQLMEKILLNNLDQTEFFINKAIGWALRDYSKTNPDWVASFIEKNKERMAELSIQEASKYL
- a CDS encoding phosphomevalonate kinase, whose translation is MIAVKTCGKLYWAGEYAILEPGQLALIKAIPIYMKAEIAFSDSYRIYSDMFDFAVDLTPNPAYSLIQETIALMNDFLADRGQTLRPFSLEIRGKMEREGKKFGLGSSGSVVVLVVKALLALYDFSIDQGLLFKLASAVLLKRGDNGSMGDLACIVAEDLVLYQSFDRQKVAAWLEEENLATVLERDWGFSISQVPPALECDFLVGWTKEVAVSSDMVHQIKQNIDQNFLTSSKETVVTLVEALEQGKSEKIIEQVETASQLLEGLSTDIYTPSLRELKMASQGLQAAAKSSGAGGGDCGIALSFDEQSTETLKNCWANLGIELLYQERIGHDDKS
- the fni gene encoding type 2 isopentenyl-diphosphate Delta-isomerase → MTTNRKDEHIRYALEQRSSYNSFDEVELIHSSLPLYDLDEIDLSTEFAGRKWDFPFYINAMTGGSDKGKEINQKLAQVAETCGILFVTGSYSAALKDPTDASFSVKSSHPNLLLGTNIGLDKSVELGLQTVQAMNPLLLQVHVNVMQELLMPEGERAFRSWQSHLADYSKRIPVPLVLKEVGFGLDAKTIERAYELGVRIFDLSGRGGTSFAYIENRRSGQRDYLNQWGQSTMQALINAQDWKDKVELLASGGVRNPLDMIKSLVFGAKAVGLSRTVLELVETYSVEEVISIIQGWKEDLRLIMCALNCATIADLQKVDYILYGKLKEAKDQM
- the liaF gene encoding cell wall-active antibiotics response protein LiaF, whose amino-acid sequence is MKKFQIFLFIEACLLTGALILMVSEHFSRFLLILFLFLLLLRYYTGKEGNNVFLLVATILFFFIVMLNPFVILAIFVAVIYSLFLLYPMMNQEREETDLVFEEVVTVKNERNPWFGNLHHFSSHQTCQFDDINLFRLMGKDTIHLERVILTNHDNVIILRKMVGTTRIIVPVDVEISLSVNCLYGDLSFLHQPKRALRNEHYHQETRDYLKSNKSVKIFLTSMIGDVEVVRG
- the mvaD gene encoding diphosphomevalonate decarboxylase encodes the protein MDRKPVTVCSYANIAIIKYWGKKKEKEMVPATSSISLTLENMYTETTLSPLPAHATADAFYINGHLQNEAEHAKMSKIIDRYRPAGEGFVRIDTQNNMPTAAGLSSSSSGLSALVKACNAYFQLGLDRSQLAQEAKFASGSSSRSFYGPLGAWDKDSGEIYPVETDLKLAMIMLVLEDKKKPISSRDGMKLCVETSTTFDDWVRQSEKDYQEMLVYLKENDFAKVGELTEKNALAMHATTKTASPAFSYLTDATYDAMDFVRQLRKQGEACYFTMDAGPNIKVLCLEKDLEHLSEIFGQRYRLIVSKTKDLSQDDCC
- a CDS encoding sensor histidine kinase translates to MKKQSYLLIGLTSLLFILFLTNSLLDILNLDLSYLLQDIEKTEKLIFLILVFSLSVTFFFVLFWRVMEEISRRKMQVNLKRLLAGKEVVSFADPDLDASFKFLSGKLNLLTEAVQKAENQSLVKEEAIIEKERKRIARDLHDTVSQELFAAHMILSGVSQQALKLDREKMQTQLQSVAAILETAQKDLRVLLLHLRPVELEQKSLIEGIQILLKELEDKSELKVSLKQNVTKLPKKIEEHIFRILQELFSNTLRHAQASCLDVYLYQTDVELQLKVVDNGIGFQLGSLDDLSYGLRNIKERVEDMAGTVQLLTAPKQGLAVDIRIPLLDKES